The following nucleotide sequence is from Metamycoplasma phocicerebrale.
GAATAAGTACTCTTTTCTCTAAAACCTTCAAGTATTTCAACATCAATATTTGTTTCTTCTTTAGTTTCACGAATTGCTGTCTCATGTTCTGTTTCATTACCCTCAACATGACCCTTAGGAAAACCTCAATGTCCAGCAGTTTGTTGCACTAGTAAAACATAAAGCTTTGATTCAATATTTTTAAGTGCTATTACACCACAAGATTTTTCATGTTTCATATTTAACTCCTTTTATTTAATACTTTTTTTATTTCTTTTTTAATAACAATATTAATGGACAAAATTATAATCAAACTAAATAATGCTAATGCACTCAAAAAATAAAAAATATTTTTTGCTATATAAAAATAATTTTTATATGTTAAAGATTTATTGTTATCTTTATTACTTAAAGCAATAATAATTGTTTGCTTAAAAGAATTAAAGATTAAAGCCGTTGTAATAAAAATAATAGCTAAAACAATTATTGAAATAATAAAACCAAAATTAACTTTCAATAATTTTTTATTTTTATAATCAGCTCTATCTCTATATATACTGAAAAAGCTAAAAGCTAAAAGAACTAATATAATTGAAGATAAAATTATTATTGTTAATATAGAATAAAAAACTATTGGTTTTTGCGTTGGGGCAATAAAAAATATAGCAATAAATTGAAAAATAATAACTACTAAAGAAACTATTGTAAGAATAAAATGAGTGTAAAAATTTTTGTTTTTTATTTCATTTAAAGTAAGATTTAATTTATTCATATAAATTATTATATACTTATTCATTAAGTTTAAAAACATATTATTATTAATATATAAAAACTTGCGATTTTATGTTTTTAAATCATTAATAACTTAAAAAAAGAAGTTTTATTTTTTGCCTTTATTTAATTTGGTAAAATATAAATAACATTTAGGAGGAATAATGTCTTTAACTCAAAAATATTTGGCTTTATATCGCCAATACCGTCCTAAGACTTTTGATGAAGTAAAAGGTCAAGAACATATTATTAATACTTTAAAAAATATCATTAAAGAAAACAAATTGACGCATGCTTATCTTTTTTGTGGTCCTCATGGCAATGGTAAAACTTCAACAGCCAAAATATTTGCAAATGCAATAAATTGTTCTCATAGAACATCAGAAAATCCTTGCGATGAGTGTATTGCTTCTATTGATAGAAATATGGATATTATAGAAATAGATGCTGCTTCTAATACTGGTATTGATGATATAAGACAACTTAGAGAAAAAATTAAATTACTTCCAACAAATGGAAAATATAAAGTCTATATAATTGATGAAGTTCACATGTTATCTAAAGGAGCTTTTAATGCTTTATTAAAAACTCTTGAAGAGCCTCCTAAACATGT
It contains:
- a CDS encoding bis(5'-nucleosyl)-tetraphosphatase, translated to MKHEKSCGVIALKNIESKLYVLLVQQTAGHWGFPKGHVEGNETEHETAIRETKEETNIDVEILEGFREKSTYSPFPGITKDVIFFLAIPKSFDLKKQPGETDVVEWVIAKEALVNKITYDADREILEKAIDYYINHHWEYKK